In Vicinamibacteria bacterium, the genomic stretch ATCCCACCCTCCATCCCAGCGATGGCACCGTCGAGAGCTTCCTTCGAGGGATAGAGCTCGTGCATGACCAGCAGCGTTTTGCCACCTTTTTCCACGAAGGTCACCGTGGTGACGGCACCGTCGTCACGTTCGTCATTTGTCCAGACGAGGCGCGAGTGCGGTGTCACTTCGATGTACCTACCGAAGAACGCCATGGGCTTTGAGGCCTCGTGGCCGAACTCGAAACGGTACCTGCCCCCGACACGAACATCCGCCTCGCAGGAAAGCAGGGACACGCCCGTCGACTTCGGTGCCCACCACCGCTTGAGCAGCTCGGGCTTGGTCCACGCCTCGAACACGATGCGCGCCGGGCCGTTGAAGGTTCGCGTAACGACCAGCTCACGCTCGGACGTCCGTTCCACCGTCGTGCGGTTCTTCATGGGGGTAGGCTCACTCTCTCTTCTTGCGTCCATCGACCCTCTCCTTCCGTTTCAGTTCCTCAACAACCTCGTCCAGCTCGTCGAAGCGTGCGTCCCAGAGCTGGCGGTATCTCTCGATCCATGCCGCCTCTTCCTCTAGTCGGCGCAGGCCGAGCTTGCAGGTCCGCACGCGCCCGACCTTCTCCGTGGTGACGAGCCCCGCCTGCTCCAAGACGCCGA encodes the following:
- a CDS encoding SRPBCC family protein, producing the protein MKNRTTVERTSERELVVTRTFNGPARIVFEAWTKPELLKRWWAPKSTGVSLLSCEADVRVGGRYRFEFGHEASKPMAFFGRYIEVTPHSRLVWTNDERDDGAVTTVTFVEKGGKTLLVMHELYPSKEALDGAIAGMEGG
- a CDS encoding metalloregulator ArsR/SmtB family transcription factor, which codes for MVQCARTGFGASFAALSDATRRGVLEQLGRADASITDLAEKFHMTLTGMKKHVGVLEQAGLVTTEKVGRVRTCKLGLRRLEEEAAWIERYRQLWDARFDELDEVVEELKRKERVDGRKKRE